A part of Chitinimonas koreensis genomic DNA contains:
- a CDS encoding HAD family hydrolase, which translates to MDFPFQAVLFDMDGTITDTTPLHDAAWDEFARAHTGSGVAPGDPRLVPGRTLDVVRAVLGRDVQGEEAQRLHDDKERRFHALARGKLAPLAGFARYRRWLAERGIPVALVTNAPWINIEFTLAELALEDEFDLVLGAEDVPRGKPHPDPFLAACTRLGVAPSSALVHEDSALGIAAGIAAGCRVAAMLTGLSPAAARSAGAHWSASDYDHWLDHLGVR; encoded by the coding sequence GTGGACTTTCCCTTCCAAGCCGTGCTGTTCGACATGGACGGCACCATCACCGACACCACGCCGCTGCACGACGCGGCCTGGGACGAATTCGCCCGCGCCCATACCGGCAGCGGCGTCGCGCCAGGCGATCCGCGCCTGGTGCCGGGCCGCACGCTCGACGTGGTGCGCGCCGTGCTCGGCCGCGACGTGCAGGGCGAGGAGGCGCAGCGCCTGCACGACGACAAGGAACGGCGCTTCCATGCGCTGGCGCGCGGCAAGCTGGCGCCGCTGGCCGGCTTCGCGCGCTACCGGCGCTGGCTGGCCGAGCGCGGCATCCCGGTCGCGCTGGTCACCAATGCGCCGTGGATCAACATCGAATTCACGCTGGCCGAACTCGCGCTCGAGGATGAATTCGACCTGGTGCTCGGCGCCGAGGACGTGCCGCGCGGCAAGCCGCATCCCGATCCCTTCCTGGCCGCCTGCACGCGGCTCGGCGTGGCGCCGTCGTCGGCGCTGGTGCACGAGGATTCGGCGCTCGGCATCGCGGCCGGCATCGCCGCCGGCTGCCGCGTGGCGGCCATGCTGACCGGCCTGTCGCCGGCCGCCGCCCGCTCGGCCGGCGCACACTGGTCGGCCAGCGACTACGACCACTGGCTCGATCACCTCGGCGTGCGCTGA
- the grxD gene encoding Grx4 family monothiol glutaredoxin: protein MDIQEKIRQTVTENPVVLFMKGTPTFPQCGFSAKAASILKACGVDQYKAVNVLADDEVRQGIKEFANWPTIPQLYVKGEFVGGSDIMSELYQNGELQKMLEGVQG, encoded by the coding sequence ATGGACATCCAGGAAAAAATCCGCCAAACCGTCACCGAGAACCCGGTGGTGCTCTTCATGAAGGGCACGCCGACCTTCCCGCAATGCGGCTTCTCGGCCAAGGCCGCGAGCATCCTCAAGGCCTGCGGCGTCGACCAGTACAAGGCGGTCAACGTGCTGGCCGACGACGAAGTGCGCCAGGGCATCAAGGAATTCGCCAACTGGCCGACCATCCCGCAGCTCTACGTCAAGGGCGAGTTCGTCGGCGGCTCGGACATCATGAGCGAGCTGTACCAGAACGGCGAACTGCAGAAGATGCTCGAAGGCGTGCAGGGCTGA
- a CDS encoding LytR/AlgR family response regulator transcription factor, protein MNATALIAEDEPLLREQLREALAAQWPALRVVAEAADGVAALAALVEHRPDVAFLDIRMPGASGLEVARAASGRCHVVFLTAYDEYALAAFDAGAVDYLLKPLDPARLARALERLRQRLASPPADLRGLLDRLTPAEPARLRWIHAASGLQMRIVAVDEVAAFVAEAKYTRLLGVGFDAHIRKTIKELAGGLDPARFCQVSRGAVVNIGRIERVERDGGGGMRLWVAGTALTVSQPYQAQFRQM, encoded by the coding sequence ATGAACGCCACCGCGCTGATCGCCGAGGACGAACCGCTGCTGCGCGAGCAATTGCGCGAGGCGCTGGCGGCGCAATGGCCGGCGCTGCGGGTGGTGGCCGAGGCGGCCGACGGGGTGGCGGCGCTGGCCGCGCTGGTCGAGCACCGGCCCGACGTGGCCTTCCTCGACATCCGCATGCCCGGCGCCAGCGGGCTGGAGGTGGCGCGCGCCGCCTCGGGCCGCTGCCACGTGGTGTTCCTGACCGCCTACGACGAATACGCGCTGGCCGCCTTCGACGCCGGCGCGGTCGACTACCTGCTCAAGCCGCTCGATCCGGCGCGGCTGGCGCGCGCGCTCGAACGGCTGCGCCAGCGCCTGGCCAGCCCGCCGGCCGATCTGCGCGGCCTGCTCGATCGGCTGACCCCGGCCGAGCCGGCGCGGCTGCGCTGGATCCATGCCGCCAGCGGCCTGCAGATGCGCATCGTGGCGGTGGACGAGGTGGCGGCCTTCGTCGCCGAAGCCAAGTACACCCGGCTGCTCGGCGTGGGCTTCGACGCCCATATCCGCAAGACCATCAAGGAGCTGGCCGGCGGGCTCGACCCGGCGCGCTTCTGCCAGGTCAGCCGCGGCGCGGTGGTCAACATCGGCCGCATCGAGCGGGTGGAGCGCGACGGCGGCGGCGGCATGCGGCTGTGGGTGGCCGGCACCGCGCTGACGGTGAGCCAGCCCTACCAGGCGCAGTTCCGCCAGATGTAG
- the gcvP gene encoding aminomethyl-transferring glycine dehydrogenase: MTPLLSLENHNEFIHRHIGPDEAEIASMLETVGSASLDALVEDTLPAAILGGTPCGLPDAVTEEAALAEIRAIASKNVIARSFIGMGYHETITPKVILRNVMENPGWYTAYTPYQAEISQGRLQCLLNFQQLVLDLTGLELANASLLDEATAAAEAMAMARRVSKSKSNRFFVDRDALPQTIDVMKTRARAFGWELIYGTAAEAKDHEVFGALFQYPNVNGEIADLESAIAAIKAMGGLTALATDPMALVLLKSPAALGADIALGSAQRFGVPMGFGGPHAAFFATKDEYKRSVPGRIIGVSVDSAGNPALRMALQTREQHIRREKANSNICTSQVLLANMASLYAVYHGPAGLKRIADRIHRLTAIFAEGLKRVGVTVQTRHFFDTVVVDLGAKAHAAFEAAQAAGYNLRHVSSSQLGVSFGERASRADVKALWTALVGEAAKGLDVELLDQERVAALPAAALRTDAILTHPVFNAHHTETEMLRFMKKLQNKDLALDHAMISLGSCTMKLNATAEMIPVTWPEFGDIHPFAPATQTRGYLELVEGLSEQLKAITGFDEICMQPNSGAQGEYAGLLAIRRYHEARGEGHRTICLIPQSAHGTNPATAQMMSMQVVVVACDDNGNVNVEDLKAKAEQHSKNLACLMITYPSTHGVFEEAIREICDTIHRHGGQVYMDGANLNALVALVKPAEIGADVSHMNLHKTFCIPHGGGGPGMGPIGLKAHLAPYMANHVVAPIDGPHRGQTAVSAAPFGSASILPISWMYIRMMGGNGLKKATQAALLNANYMAKKLAEHYPILYTGKNGRVAHECIVDLRPLKAASGVTEVDIAKRLMDYGFHAPTMSFPVPGTFMVEPTESESQAELDRFIEAMISIRMEIDMVQQGEWPAENNPLRNAPHTQYAVIGEWERPYGREVAAYPLAWVRDNKFWPSVGRIDDAYGDRNVVCSCPSIDAYK, translated from the coding sequence GTGACGCCGCTTCTCTCCCTCGAAAACCACAACGAATTCATCCACCGCCATATCGGCCCGGATGAGGCCGAGATCGCCAGCATGCTGGAGACGGTCGGTTCCGCCTCGCTCGACGCGCTGGTGGAAGACACGCTGCCGGCGGCCATTCTCGGCGGCACGCCCTGCGGCCTGCCGGACGCGGTGACGGAAGAAGCGGCGCTGGCCGAGATCCGCGCCATCGCCTCGAAGAACGTGATCGCGCGTTCCTTCATCGGCATGGGCTACCACGAGACCATCACGCCCAAGGTGATCCTGCGCAACGTGATGGAAAACCCCGGCTGGTACACCGCCTACACGCCCTACCAGGCCGAGATCAGCCAGGGCCGGCTGCAATGCCTGCTCAACTTCCAGCAACTGGTGCTGGACCTGACCGGCCTCGAGCTCGCCAACGCCTCGCTGCTCGACGAAGCGACCGCCGCCGCCGAGGCGATGGCCATGGCCCGCCGCGTGTCCAAGTCCAAGTCCAACCGCTTCTTCGTCGACCGCGACGCGCTGCCGCAGACCATCGACGTGATGAAGACCCGCGCCCGCGCCTTCGGCTGGGAGCTGATCTACGGCACCGCCGCCGAAGCGAAGGACCACGAAGTGTTCGGCGCGCTGTTCCAGTACCCGAACGTCAACGGCGAGATCGCCGACCTCGAGTCCGCCATCGCCGCGATCAAGGCCATGGGCGGCCTGACCGCGCTGGCGACCGACCCGATGGCGCTGGTGCTCTTGAAGTCGCCGGCCGCGCTCGGCGCCGACATCGCGCTCGGCTCGGCCCAGCGCTTCGGCGTGCCGATGGGCTTCGGCGGCCCGCACGCCGCCTTCTTCGCCACCAAGGACGAGTACAAGCGCTCGGTGCCGGGCCGCATCATCGGCGTGTCGGTCGACTCGGCCGGCAATCCGGCGCTGCGCATGGCGCTGCAGACGCGCGAACAGCACATCCGCCGCGAGAAGGCCAACTCCAACATCTGCACCTCGCAGGTGCTGCTGGCCAACATGGCCTCGCTGTACGCCGTCTACCACGGCCCGGCCGGCCTCAAGCGCATCGCCGACCGCATCCACCGCCTGACCGCGATCTTCGCCGAAGGCCTCAAGCGCGTCGGCGTGACGGTGCAGACCCGCCACTTCTTCGACACCGTGGTGGTCGACCTCGGCGCCAAGGCGCATGCCGCCTTCGAAGCCGCCCAGGCCGCCGGCTACAACCTGCGCCACGTCTCGTCGAGCCAGCTCGGCGTGAGCTTCGGCGAGCGCGCCAGCCGCGCCGACGTCAAGGCGCTGTGGACCGCGCTGGTCGGCGAAGCGGCCAAGGGCCTCGACGTCGAACTGCTCGACCAGGAACGCGTGGCCGCCCTGCCGGCCGCCGCGCTGCGCACCGACGCGATCCTGACCCACCCGGTGTTCAACGCCCACCACACCGAGACCGAGATGCTGCGCTTCATGAAGAAGCTGCAGAACAAGGACCTGGCGCTCGACCACGCCATGATCTCGCTCGGCTCCTGCACCATGAAGCTGAACGCCACCGCCGAGATGATCCCGGTGACCTGGCCCGAGTTCGGCGACATCCACCCGTTCGCGCCGGCCACCCAGACCCGCGGCTACCTCGAGCTGGTCGAGGGTCTGAGCGAGCAGCTCAAGGCCATCACCGGCTTCGACGAGATCTGCATGCAGCCGAACTCCGGCGCGCAGGGCGAATACGCCGGCCTCTTGGCGATCCGCCGCTATCACGAGGCGCGCGGCGAAGGCCACCGCACTATCTGCCTGATCCCGCAGTCGGCTCACGGCACCAACCCGGCCACCGCCCAGATGATGTCGATGCAGGTGGTGGTGGTCGCCTGCGACGACAACGGCAACGTCAACGTCGAGGACCTGAAGGCCAAGGCCGAGCAGCATTCCAAGAACCTGGCCTGCCTGATGATCACCTACCCGTCGACCCACGGCGTGTTCGAGGAGGCGATCCGCGAGATCTGCGACACCATCCACCGCCACGGCGGCCAGGTCTACATGGACGGCGCCAACCTCAACGCGCTGGTGGCGCTGGTGAAGCCGGCCGAGATCGGCGCCGACGTCAGCCACATGAACCTGCACAAGACCTTCTGCATCCCGCACGGCGGCGGCGGCCCCGGCATGGGCCCGATCGGCCTGAAGGCCCACCTGGCGCCCTACATGGCCAACCACGTGGTGGCGCCGATCGACGGCCCGCACCGCGGCCAGACCGCCGTCTCGGCGGCGCCGTTCGGCTCGGCCTCGATCCTGCCGATCTCGTGGATGTACATCCGCATGATGGGCGGCAACGGCCTGAAGAAGGCGACCCAGGCCGCCCTGCTGAACGCCAACTACATGGCCAAGAAGCTGGCCGAGCACTACCCGATCCTCTACACCGGCAAGAACGGCCGCGTCGCCCACGAGTGCATCGTCGACCTGCGTCCGCTCAAGGCCGCCAGCGGCGTCACCGAGGTCGACATCGCCAAGCGCCTGATGGACTACGGCTTCCACGCCCCGACCATGAGCTTCCCGGTGCCCGGCACCTTCATGGTCGAGCCGACCGAATCCGAATCGCAGGCCGAGCTCGACCGCTTCATCGAAGCGATGATCTCGATCCGCATGGAGATCGACATGGTGCAGCAGGGCGAATGGCCGGCCGAAAACAACCCGCTGCGCAACGCGCCGCACACCCAGTACGCGGTGATCGGCGAGTGGGAACGTCCGTACGGCCGCGAAGTGGCGGCCTACCCGCTGGCCTGGGTGCGCGACAACAAGTTCTGGCCGAGCGTGGGCCGCATCGACGATGCCTACGGCGACCGCAACGTGGTGTGTTCCTGCCCGAGCATCGACGCCTACAAGTAA
- a CDS encoding sensor histidine kinase, with protein MTGTLAYDHPMAPFNLRAAILALGWALLALAGWSAWRSGFSADLAGLLAGHALAVGLLEPTRRWQRAGLAIATAVGVLALSTWLGGALAHALRVAADAGPRPWRLPDAVPMAVLWPLLLPGIVRRWLAWREQRTLAEQAERHAVERTLLEARLAALQGQIEPHFLFNTLANVQYLLRHDAALADRMLERLNAYLRATLPELRQAEATLGQELARVEAYLDIMRIRMGERLRYAIDSPAGLADALLPPLALATLVENALKHGLEPKRGDGRIDIVAWRDGARLRVAVEDDGVGFSESGGGHGIGLRNLRERLAALFGAEAGLLLAARPDGGVRAELNLPLRRREGAA; from the coding sequence GTGACCGGGACCCTCGCATACGACCATCCGATGGCGCCGTTCAACCTGCGCGCCGCCATCTTGGCGCTGGGCTGGGCGCTGCTGGCGCTGGCCGGCTGGAGCGCCTGGCGCAGCGGCTTCAGCGCCGACCTGGCCGGCCTGCTGGCCGGCCATGCGCTGGCGGTGGGCCTGCTGGAGCCGACCCGGCGCTGGCAGCGCGCGGGCCTGGCGATCGCGACGGCGGTCGGCGTGCTGGCGCTGTCGACCTGGCTCGGCGGCGCGCTGGCCCACGCCTTGCGCGTCGCCGCCGACGCCGGCCCGCGGCCCTGGCGGCTGCCGGACGCGGTGCCGATGGCGGTGCTGTGGCCGCTGCTGCTGCCCGGCATCGTGCGGCGCTGGCTGGCCTGGCGCGAGCAGCGCACGCTGGCGGAGCAGGCCGAGCGGCACGCGGTCGAACGCACCCTGCTCGAAGCGCGGCTGGCCGCGCTGCAGGGCCAGATCGAGCCGCATTTCCTGTTCAACACGCTGGCCAATGTGCAATACCTGCTGCGCCACGACGCCGCGCTGGCCGACCGCATGCTGGAACGCCTCAACGCCTACCTGCGCGCCACCCTGCCCGAGCTGCGCCAGGCCGAGGCCACGCTGGGGCAGGAGCTGGCCCGGGTCGAGGCCTACCTCGACATCATGCGCATCCGCATGGGCGAGCGGCTGCGCTATGCCATCGACAGCCCGGCCGGGCTGGCCGATGCGCTGCTGCCGCCGCTGGCGTTGGCGACGCTGGTCGAGAACGCGCTCAAGCACGGCCTCGAGCCCAAGCGCGGCGACGGCCGCATCGACATCGTGGCCTGGCGCGACGGCGCGCGGCTGCGGGTGGCGGTCGAGGACGACGGCGTCGGCTTCAGCGAAAGCGGCGGCGGCCACGGCATCGGCCTGCGCAACCTGCGCGAGCGGCTGGCGGCGCTGTTCGGCGCCGAGGCCGGCCTGCTGCTGGCGGCGCGGCCCGATGGCGGCGTGCGTGCCGAATTGAACCTGCCGCTGCGCCGTAGAGAGGGGGCGGCATGA
- a CDS encoding Leu/Phe/Val dehydrogenase produces the protein MWNYASEGEAITDVLRLSRGMTYKNAVAGLPIGGGKSVIIGNSKTDKTPALFEALGEALERLGGRYVTAEDVGTNTDDMAHVARRTRHVAGLGETGDPSPFTALGCFVGAQAAVRHHLKRDSFDGLIVALQGLGNVGYDYARRLREAGARLVVADIDPARLERARAELGAEIVPVDSIYDVQADIYAPCALGATLNPTTLDRLKVKIVAGGANNQLATADIGEALRRKGILYAPDFVINAGGIIKVCYEHLKKPESEVEAHVRRIGETLAEVFARADSEGLPTSVVADRVAEARFKRA, from the coding sequence ATGTGGAACTACGCCAGCGAAGGCGAAGCGATCACCGACGTGCTGCGCCTGTCGCGCGGCATGACCTACAAGAACGCCGTGGCCGGCCTGCCGATCGGCGGCGGCAAGAGCGTGATCATCGGCAATTCCAAGACCGACAAGACCCCGGCGCTGTTCGAGGCGCTGGGCGAGGCGCTCGAGCGCCTCGGCGGCCGCTACGTGACGGCCGAGGACGTCGGCACCAACACCGACGACATGGCCCACGTCGCCCGCCGCACCCGCCACGTCGCCGGCCTCGGCGAGACCGGCGATCCGTCGCCGTTCACCGCGCTGGGCTGCTTCGTCGGCGCCCAGGCCGCCGTGCGCCACCACCTCAAGCGCGACTCGTTCGACGGCCTGATCGTCGCCCTGCAGGGCCTGGGCAACGTCGGTTACGACTACGCCCGCCGCCTGCGCGAAGCCGGCGCCCGCCTGGTGGTGGCCGACATCGACCCGGCCCGCCTCGAGCGCGCCCGTGCCGAACTCGGCGCCGAAATCGTGCCGGTCGATTCGATCTACGACGTGCAGGCCGACATCTATGCGCCGTGCGCGCTCGGCGCCACGCTGAACCCGACCACGCTCGACCGCCTCAAGGTCAAGATCGTCGCCGGCGGCGCCAACAACCAGCTCGCCACCGCCGACATCGGCGAAGCGCTGCGCCGGAAGGGCATCCTCTACGCACCCGATTTCGTCATCAACGCCGGCGGCATCATCAAGGTCTGCTACGAGCACCTGAAGAAGCCGGAAAGCGAAGTCGAGGCCCATGTGCGCCGCATCGGCGAGACGCTGGCCGAGGTGTTCGCGCGTGCCGACAGCGAAGGCCTGCCGACCAGCGTGGTGGCCGACCGCGTCGCCGAGGCCCGATTCAAGCGCGCATGA
- a CDS encoding methylated-DNA--[protein]-cysteine S-methyltransferase — MEFDDAQPLPARSLARRAATWDALDSPFGRMVAVADGQNGLLSLSFGAAAEDEARAAGARHAPAALAEVIHQLAQYLAGERRQFELPLAPEGTPFQHAVWAQLVQIPYGETVSYGELAAALGQPGAARAVGRANATNPIALIVPCHRVIGGDGSLTGYAGGLPRKQALLAFERRHRPPAGSSLGLFD; from the coding sequence ATGGAATTCGACGACGCCCAGCCGCTGCCCGCCCGTTCGCTCGCCCGCCGCGCGGCGACCTGGGATGCGCTCGACTCGCCGTTCGGCCGCATGGTCGCGGTCGCCGACGGGCAGAACGGCCTGTTGAGCCTGAGCTTCGGCGCCGCCGCCGAGGACGAGGCGCGTGCCGCCGGCGCACGCCATGCGCCGGCGGCGCTGGCCGAGGTGATCCATCAGCTGGCGCAATACCTGGCCGGCGAACGCCGCCAGTTCGAGTTGCCGCTGGCGCCCGAAGGCACGCCGTTCCAGCATGCGGTGTGGGCCCAGCTGGTGCAGATCCCCTATGGCGAGACCGTCAGCTACGGCGAGCTGGCCGCTGCGCTCGGCCAGCCCGGCGCGGCGCGCGCGGTCGGCCGCGCCAACGCGACCAACCCGATCGCGCTGATCGTGCCCTGCCACCGCGTGATCGGCGGCGACGGCTCGCTGACCGGCTACGCCGGCGGCCTGCCGCGCAAGCAGGCGCTGCTGGCCTTCGAGCGCCGCCACCGGCCGCCGGCCGGCAGCAGCCTCGGCCTGTTCGATTGA
- a CDS encoding tetratricopeptide repeat protein, translated as MTTLPAILQEPIQALLDDGDKLFDKGKFDAALAKYQEAQALLPSDLERWEASTWVLAAVGDARFQLGEFDAAQPAFAQAVRCPEGADNPFILLRLGQCELELGRDESARDALARAFAGGGDELFEDEDPKYRALLA; from the coding sequence ATGACCACCCTGCCCGCCATCCTGCAAGAACCCATCCAGGCCCTGCTCGACGACGGCGACAAGCTGTTCGACAAGGGCAAGTTCGACGCTGCGCTGGCCAAGTACCAGGAGGCGCAGGCGCTGCTGCCGTCCGACCTGGAGCGCTGGGAAGCCAGTACCTGGGTGCTGGCCGCGGTCGGCGACGCGCGCTTCCAGCTCGGCGAATTCGACGCGGCGCAGCCGGCCTTCGCCCAGGCGGTGCGCTGCCCCGAGGGCGCCGACAATCCCTTCATCCTGCTGCGGCTGGGCCAGTGCGAGCTGGAGCTCGGCCGCGACGAGTCGGCGCGCGACGCGCTGGCGCGGGCCTTCGCCGGCGGCGGCGACGAGCTGTTCGAAGACGAAGACCCGAAGTACCGCGCGCTGCTGGCCTGA
- a CDS encoding class I SAM-dependent methyltransferase — protein MSAGIHHAAADGFGSQAAAYARGRPDYPQALAGWLRDEIGLGAGRRVLDLGAGTGKFSGLLAASGATVVAVEPVEAMRAQLAARLPQVDVQAGTAEAIPLADASCDLVACAQAFHWFATPPALAEIRRVLKPGGELLLVWNVRDESVDWVAALTELMTPYEGDTPRFHSGAWRSVFPAEGFGPLAETAFDYVHAGPAEQVVVDRVLSVSFIAALPDAERERVAERLRALVAGHPALAGRAEVRFPYRTLAYRARRLD, from the coding sequence ATGAGCGCCGGCATCCACCACGCCGCCGCCGACGGTTTCGGCAGCCAGGCCGCCGCCTATGCGCGCGGCCGGCCCGACTATCCGCAGGCGCTGGCCGGCTGGCTGCGCGACGAAATCGGCCTCGGCGCCGGCCGCCGGGTGCTCGATCTCGGCGCCGGGACCGGCAAGTTCAGTGGATTGCTGGCCGCCAGCGGCGCCACGGTGGTCGCGGTCGAGCCGGTCGAGGCGATGCGCGCGCAGCTGGCGGCGCGCCTGCCGCAGGTCGACGTGCAGGCCGGCACCGCCGAGGCGATCCCGCTGGCCGATGCGAGCTGCGACCTGGTCGCCTGCGCCCAGGCCTTCCACTGGTTCGCCACGCCGCCTGCGCTGGCCGAGATCCGCCGGGTGCTGAAGCCCGGCGGCGAGCTGCTGCTGGTGTGGAACGTGCGCGACGAATCGGTCGACTGGGTGGCCGCGCTGACCGAGCTGATGACGCCCTACGAGGGCGACACGCCGCGCTTCCACAGCGGCGCCTGGCGCAGCGTGTTCCCGGCCGAGGGCTTCGGCCCGCTGGCCGAGACCGCCTTCGACTACGTGCATGCCGGTCCGGCCGAGCAGGTGGTGGTCGACCGCGTGCTGTCGGTCAGCTTCATCGCCGCGCTGCCCGATGCCGAGCGCGAGCGGGTGGCGGAGCGGCTGCGCGCGCTGGTCGCCGGCCACCCGGCCTTGGCAGGCCGGGCCGAGGTGCGCTTCCCTTACCGCACGCTGGCTTATCGCGCCCGTCGGCTGGACTGA
- a CDS encoding LysE family translocator, translating to MTLQIWLAYLAAVFVISGTPGPNMLLAMTHGIHHGLGKTFGSTMLGLLAGLAVILSISLGGLGAVLLASSHAFEVIKYLGAAYLIYLGIKTWRAADSALETNGRPDADDAWARFRIGILVALSNPKAILFGVAFFPQFLDPGKPMAGQASLLLLSFVLIETGWMCVYAGGGAKLAVWLRQGGRMRWFNRASGGAFVGAGLLLGAFKR from the coding sequence ATGACCCTGCAAATCTGGCTCGCCTATCTCGCCGCCGTGTTCGTGATCTCCGGCACGCCCGGCCCCAACATGCTGCTGGCGATGACCCACGGCATCCACCACGGCCTGGGCAAGACCTTCGGCAGCACCATGCTGGGCCTCTTGGCCGGGTTGGCGGTGATCCTGTCGATCTCGCTCGGCGGCCTGGGCGCCGTGCTGCTGGCGTCGAGCCATGCGTTCGAGGTGATCAAGTACCTGGGCGCCGCCTACCTGATCTACCTCGGCATCAAGACCTGGCGCGCCGCCGACAGCGCGCTCGAGACCAACGGCCGGCCCGACGCCGACGACGCCTGGGCGCGCTTCCGCATCGGCATCCTGGTCGCGCTGTCCAACCCCAAGGCGATCCTGTTCGGGGTGGCCTTCTTCCCGCAGTTCCTCGACCCGGGCAAGCCGATGGCCGGCCAGGCCAGCCTGCTGCTGCTGAGCTTCGTGCTGATCGAGACCGGCTGGATGTGCGTCTATGCCGGCGGCGGCGCCAAGCTGGCGGTCTGGCTGCGCCAGGGCGGCCGCATGCGCTGGTTCAACCGCGCCTCGGGCGGCGCCTTCGTCGGCGCCGGCCTGCTGCTCGGGGCGTTCAAGCGATGA
- the gcvH gene encoding glycine cleavage system protein GcvH — MSTNIPSDLKYVASHEWLRAEADGVVTVGITDHAQSLLGDVVYVEVPSVGDVLAVDAGAGVVESVKSASDVYAPIAGEIVAVNEALADTPDLVNSDPYGEGWFFKIRPANAADLDGLMDAEAYAKEIGA, encoded by the coding sequence ATGAGCACCAATATCCCCAGCGATCTGAAGTACGTTGCCAGCCACGAATGGCTGCGCGCCGAAGCCGACGGCGTCGTGACCGTGGGCATCACCGACCACGCCCAGAGCCTGCTGGGCGACGTGGTCTACGTCGAAGTGCCGTCGGTCGGCGATGTGCTGGCGGTCGACGCCGGTGCCGGCGTGGTCGAATCGGTGAAGTCGGCTTCCGACGTCTACGCCCCGATCGCCGGCGAGATCGTCGCCGTGAACGAAGCGCTGGCCGACACGCCCGACCTGGTCAACAGCGACCCGTACGGCGAAGGCTGGTTCTTCAAGATCCGCCCGGCCAATGCCGCGGACCTCGACGGCCTGATGGACGCCGAGGCGTACGCCAAGGAAATCGGTGCCTGA
- the gcvT gene encoding glycine cleavage system aminomethyltransferase GcvT, whose product MANRTPLFDAHLAANGKIVDFAGWEMPINYGSQIKEHEAVRTDAGMFDVSHMTAVDVRGERATAFFQKLIANDVAKLGFEGKALYSGMLNEAGGVIDDLIVYRTSWGYRVVVNAGTTDKDLAWMGKLAAEFGVTLTPRRDLAMIAVQGPNAIAKAKAARPEAAELIDGLGVFVGLPQGEWFFARTGYTGEDGLEITMPAAEAIPFWNALIAAGVVPAGLGARDTLRLEAGMNLYGNEMDDGVSPLAAGMAWTIAWEPADRDFVGRSVVEAERAERAAGSTTRLKQVGLVYEGKGVLRGHMRVATAAGDGEITSGTFSPTLQVSIAMARVPLAVKVGDAVEVDVRGTLQPARVVKMPFVRNGKKVYE is encoded by the coding sequence ATGGCAAACCGCACTCCGCTCTTTGATGCCCACCTGGCCGCCAACGGCAAGATCGTCGATTTCGCCGGCTGGGAGATGCCGATCAACTACGGTTCGCAGATCAAGGAGCATGAGGCGGTGCGCACCGACGCCGGCATGTTCGACGTCTCGCACATGACCGCCGTCGACGTGCGCGGCGAGCGGGCCACCGCCTTCTTCCAGAAGCTGATCGCCAACGACGTGGCCAAGCTCGGCTTCGAAGGCAAGGCGCTGTACTCGGGCATGCTCAACGAGGCCGGCGGCGTGATCGACGACCTGATCGTCTACCGCACCAGCTGGGGCTACCGCGTGGTGGTCAATGCCGGGACCACCGACAAGGACCTGGCCTGGATGGGCAAGCTGGCCGCCGAATTCGGCGTGACGCTGACGCCGCGCCGCGACCTGGCCATGATCGCCGTCCAGGGGCCGAACGCCATTGCCAAGGCCAAGGCCGCGCGGCCTGAGGCGGCCGAGCTGATCGACGGCCTCGGCGTGTTCGTCGGCCTTCCGCAGGGCGAATGGTTCTTCGCCCGCACCGGCTACACCGGCGAGGACGGCCTGGAAATCACCATGCCGGCCGCCGAGGCGATCCCGTTCTGGAACGCGCTGATCGCTGCCGGCGTGGTGCCGGCCGGCCTCGGCGCGCGCGACACGCTGCGGCTCGAAGCCGGCATGAACCTGTACGGCAACGAGATGGACGACGGCGTCTCGCCGCTGGCCGCCGGCATGGCCTGGACCATCGCCTGGGAACCGGCCGACCGCGACTTCGTCGGCCGCAGCGTGGTCGAGGCCGAACGCGCCGAGCGCGCCGCCGGCAGCACGACGCGGCTGAAGCAGGTCGGCCTGGTCTACGAAGGCAAGGGCGTGCTGCGCGGCCATATGCGCGTGGCGACGGCGGCCGGCGACGGCGAGATCACCTCGGGCACCTTCTCGCCCACGCTGCAGGTTTCGATCGCCATGGCGCGCGTGCCGCTGGCGGTCAAGGTCGGCGACGCGGTCGAGGTCGACGTGCGCGGCACGCTGCAGCCGGCCCGCGTGGTGAAGATGCCGTTCGTGCGCAACGGCAAGAAGGTCTACGAGTAA